A stretch of the Candidatus Goldiibacteriota bacterium HGW-Goldbacteria-1 genome encodes the following:
- the rpsB gene encoding 30S ribosomal protein S2, with product MPQITMKALLESGVHFGHQTKRWNPKMKPYIFAARNGIYIIDLQKTLKYTKEASQYLRTIVRNGEKVIFVGTKKQAKDAIKEEAIRCGMPYIATRWLGGILTNFTTIKTRVARLKQLEDMEATGYINRYPVKEKMNMLKEMKKLQNNLGGLKDMNEIPGALFIIDVKREENAVREGNRLGVPVVAVVDTNCDPDGIDKIIPGNDDAIRAVRLMCKIMADTIIEEKVAMEKEKEVAMQKEESEKTKEQSVEGMENAAEVAAAAADNTNYAEVFKDKPEGTK from the coding sequence ATGCCACAGATTACCATGAAAGCCCTGCTTGAATCAGGGGTCCATTTCGGACACCAGACCAAAAGATGGAACCCAAAGATGAAACCTTACATCTTTGCCGCAAGGAACGGGATTTACATCATTGACCTTCAGAAGACCTTAAAGTACACCAAGGAAGCTTCACAGTACTTAAGGACCATTGTCAGGAACGGCGAAAAAGTCATATTTGTCGGCACCAAAAAACAGGCCAAAGACGCCATCAAAGAAGAAGCCATACGCTGCGGAATGCCTTACATTGCAACACGCTGGCTTGGCGGAATTCTTACCAACTTCACCACAATAAAAACCAGGGTAGCCCGTTTAAAACAGCTTGAAGATATGGAAGCAACCGGCTACATCAACCGCTATCCGGTAAAAGAAAAAATGAATATGCTTAAGGAAATGAAAAAGCTGCAGAATAACCTTGGCGGCTTAAAGGACATGAACGAAATTCCCGGAGCGCTTTTCATCATAGACGTAAAAAGGGAAGAAAACGCCGTACGTGAAGGCAACAGGCTTGGAGTTCCGGTAGTGGCTGTTGTTGATACAAACTGCGATCCTGATGGAATTGACAAAATAATCCCCGGTAATGACGACGCAATAAGGGCTGTAAGGCTTATGTGCAAGATAATGGCTGATACAATTATTGAAGAAAAAGTGGCCATGGAAAAAGAAAAAGAAGTGGCAATGCAGAAAGAAGAATCGGAAAAGACAAAAGAACAGTCTGTTGAAGGAATGGAAAACGCGGCAGAAGTTGCGGCTGCGGCAGCTGATAATACAAATTACGCGGAAGTATTTAAAGATAAGCCGGAAGGCACAAAGTAA
- a CDS encoding cupin, which translates to MEIIKKAKVMKTAGKPPKKIEEFIGMENNGIKEISIARMKSLSGWSEPGQTPDFDEYITVIKGFLRVKTKTKTADIKAGQSVIMTKDTWVQYSTPKGAEYFSVCLPAFTMNSVHRNEK; encoded by the coding sequence ATGGAAATAATTAAAAAAGCAAAAGTTATGAAGACTGCGGGAAAGCCTCCGAAAAAGATAGAAGAATTTATTGGCATGGAGAATAACGGGATAAAAGAAATAAGTATAGCGCGCATGAAAAGCCTTTCAGGCTGGAGCGAGCCGGGGCAGACCCCTGATTTTGACGAGTACATTACCGTTATTAAAGGTTTTCTGCGTGTAAAAACAAAAACCAAGACAGCGGATATTAAAGCGGGGCAGTCTGTGATTATGACAAAAGATACGTGGGTGCAGTATTCCACCCCTAAAGGCGCGGAGTATTTTTCCGTATGCCTGCCGGCGTTCACCATGAATTCCGTTCACAGGAATGAAAAGTAA
- the pyk gene encoding pyruvate kinase — protein MDNGKYKMKKTKIVATLGPATAGSSKILQLAKNGVNVFRLNFSHGNYAFFGGIIASIKKVRALGHTAAIMQDLQGPKIRVGKIPAPVTLKKNEKVIISCAGKFNAGADIKIIPIDVPILYKYVKKGSEILINDGMVQIKVVSVDIEKKEILCCVTAGGDVAGRKGVNLPGIILPISSMSKKDRQDLEFGLKNSVDIVCLSFVRRAADLVEMKKIIKKLNTKNTPLIIAKIEKPEAVKDIKAILAEADGIMVARGDLAVEAGYANIPEYQKKLIKAANSAGKIVIVATQMLESMINNPYPGRAEITDVYNAVVDGADAVMLSGETSMGRYPEKSVTVMSDILQKAEENIEKSDSMPVFIETDHDCENVISYGAALSGRVLKNSVISVCACGLNDIRYVSDYRPKNMIAAVTDDKNLFYKLAMYHGVVPVYVKGNTPVKAAAAVKKCFPKVQNIVFVNFHGTGGEKGRLSVFQVNKKG, from the coding sequence ATGGATAATGGAAAATACAAAATGAAAAAAACAAAGATAGTGGCGACATTAGGCCCTGCTACAGCGGGCAGTTCGAAAATACTTCAGCTGGCAAAAAACGGGGTAAACGTATTCAGGCTTAATTTTTCACACGGCAATTACGCTTTTTTTGGCGGCATAATCGCATCCATTAAAAAAGTGCGTGCTTTGGGGCATACTGCGGCGATAATGCAGGACCTGCAGGGTCCAAAAATAAGGGTTGGAAAAATACCCGCGCCTGTAACCCTTAAAAAAAATGAAAAGGTGATTATTTCCTGCGCCGGTAAATTTAACGCGGGCGCCGATATTAAAATTATTCCCATAGATGTACCGATATTATATAAATACGTAAAAAAAGGCAGTGAAATTCTTATTAACGACGGGATGGTTCAGATTAAAGTTGTTTCCGTGGATATTGAAAAAAAAGAAATTCTGTGCTGTGTCACGGCGGGAGGCGATGTGGCGGGAAGAAAAGGCGTAAATCTTCCGGGGATAATACTTCCCATAAGTTCAATGAGTAAAAAGGACAGGCAGGACCTTGAATTCGGGCTTAAAAACAGTGTTGATATAGTGTGCCTGTCATTTGTAAGGCGCGCGGCAGACCTTGTGGAAATGAAAAAAATAATTAAAAAATTAAATACAAAAAACACCCCGCTTATAATAGCCAAAATAGAAAAACCGGAAGCGGTTAAGGATATAAAAGCAATACTTGCGGAAGCGGATGGCATAATGGTGGCGCGCGGCGACCTTGCCGTGGAAGCCGGCTATGCCAATATTCCGGAGTATCAGAAAAAACTTATAAAAGCGGCTAACAGCGCCGGCAAAATAGTTATAGTGGCCACGCAGATGCTTGAAAGCATGATAAACAACCCATATCCCGGCCGGGCGGAAATAACCGATGTTTATAACGCGGTTGTGGACGGCGCGGATGCGGTTATGCTTTCAGGGGAAACATCAATGGGAAGGTATCCGGAAAAAAGCGTGACAGTAATGTCGGATATTTTACAAAAAGCGGAAGAAAATATTGAAAAGTCTGACAGTATGCCGGTTTTTATAGAAACCGACCATGACTGTGAAAATGTAATTTCTTACGGCGCCGCTTTAAGCGGAAGGGTTTTAAAGAACAGCGTGATATCGGTATGCGCCTGCGGGCTGAATGATATAAGGTATGTTTCTGATTACAGGCCCAAAAATATGATTGCCGCGGTTACTGATGATAAGAATCTGTTTTATAAGCTGGCTATGTATCACGGAGTGGTGCCGGTGTATGTGAAAGGCAATACTCCGGTAAAAGCGGCTGCCGCGGTGAAAAAATGTTTCCCTAAAGTACAGAATATTGTATTTGTTAATTTTCACGGCACAGGCGGGGAAAAAGGAAGGCTTTCTGTTTTTCAGGTAAACAAAAAAGGCTGA